Below is a window of Hydrogenimonas sp. SS33 DNA.
TCCTCCCTTTGTACAATATGAAAATAACCGTCATGACGGAAACCCTTAATTTTTAGTTTTTAAGTTCAAAAGGAAATCCATGCCACTGCTCGAAAGTTTCACCGTCGACCATACCATTATGCCTGCGCCGGCCGTGCGCAAGGCCAAAACCATGACAACGCCCTGCGGCGATACGATTACCGTCTTCGACCTGCGTTTCTGCAAGCCCAACAAGGAGCAGATGGGGGAGAAGGGTATCCACACCCTCGAACACCTCTTCGCGGGGTTCATGCGCGACCATCTCAACGGGGACGGGGTGGAAATTATCGACATCTCCCCCATGGGGTGCCGGACCGGTTTTTATATGAGCGTCATCGGCGCGCCCGACGAAGAGCGGGTCGCCAAAGCGTGGGAAGCCTCCATGCGGGACGTGCTCGCCGTCAAAAGCATGGAGGATATTCCGGAACTCAATATCTACCAGTGCGGAAGCTGCAAAATGCACTCTCTGGACGAAGCCAAAGCAATCGCCAAAGGTGTGCTGGAGCGGGGCATCGGCATCATGCACAATGAAGATCTGAAACTCGATCCCGAAAAGCTCAAGGGCGCCAAATGCTGATCGTGCTTCCCCTCTGCGAAGCGGATGCCAAAAAGGCGAAACTGACGATGATGGAAGATGCCGCAACGTGGGGCGTTCTCACCTTCGACGAAGGAGAGGTGAAAAAGATCGACTTCCTGGACCGCTGGGAGGATGTGGAGGATTTCATCGACTATGCCATCGTCGCCAAACAGGGCGAACCCATCTGGCCCTTCATGGAAGAGAATATCTTCGTCCTTGTCGCCCAAGAAGGGGCAAGCATCGACGAAGTGATGGAGGGGTTCAAGTTCAAGGAGCTGCATGAGGCGACATTTTAATAGTACGTATGTGAAAGCGAAGCTTCCGCATCCTGCGCTAACGCTGAGTTCGCTTCGGAAGCGGGCCCACGCGCAGCTAAACCGCGCTTTTCAGTGAAAAGTTAAAAACTAAAAACTAAAAGTTTAGGATGGTCGCTTCGCTCCTTTTTTCAAACCATTTGTCCGCGTCAGCAGTTCACCAATATTTTTAGTTTTTAACTTTTAGTTGTTAGTTGATAATGAAAAATTTAAATCTTGTAAAGACCCAAGACGGCACCTTTACCGCCCGTTCCCAAACCTTCGACGAATGCTACCACTCCACCCGCGACGGGGCCTTCAGAGAGTCGTTGAAAAAGCATGTGGAGCCCGCTTTTTCGCTGGTCGGCCCTTCAAAGGAGCGGTTGACGGTTCTCGATATCTGTTTCGGGCTCGGCTACAACACACTGACGACCCTCTACTATGTCAAAAAGAACCATCTTTCCCAAAAGATCCGTATCTTCTCCCCCGAATTCGACGAGGCGCTGGTGCGTTCGCTCTCCGATTTTCCCTACCCGGACGAACTGCTGCCGTTTAAGGGGGTCATCGAAGCCGTCGCGGCGACGGGCAGGTATGACGATGGAAACTTTTCCGTCGAAGTGGTTTTTGGGGATGCCCGGGATTTTCTGAAAAAGAGCGGTGAAACCTTCGATATCGTCTATCAGGACGCCTTCAGCCCCAAAAAGAACCCCCTGCTCTGGACGAAGGAGTATTTTGCCGACCTTGCGGAGCGTTTGGCAAAGGACGGCATTATCACCACCTACTCCTCGGCGACGCCGGTACGGATGGGAATGGCGGAAAACGGCCTAAATCTTTTCGTTCCGCCCAACCCGGAAGTGCGCAGCGGCACCATCGCTTCCTTTCGGGACGACCTGCCTCTTGCACCGATCGACATGGCCTTGAAAAAAGAACGCAACCCCCGGGCTGCACCACTGTTTGACAAAGACTTTAAATAATCCTTAATTTGTGCTATAATCCTTAAAAATAAATTAAGGATATAATATGAACGGTGAACTTTTACTCCAGATTGCCAGACAATCGATCGCTTCCGCATTCGGCCTGGCGCCGGAAGTGGACAAAGAGGCGCTGGTCGCCCGGAATCCTGAATTGGCGAAGGAGCAGGCGACCTTTGTGACGCTGACGATTCAGGGACAGTTGCGCGGGTGCATCGGCTCCATCATCCCCCACCGCCGCCTGATCGACGACCTGGTGGCCAATGCCCGCGCGGCGGCCTTCGAGGACCCCCGCTTCTCTCCCCTGACGAAAGAGGAGTTCGAAAAAGTCGACATCGAAGTGTCGCTGCTGACGGTACCGCAGCAGCTTCCCTACAGCGATGTGGATGACCTTCGAAGAAAGATCCGCCCCGGAGTGGACGGCGTCATTCTCCAGCTTGACGGCCGCCAGGCAACCTTTTTGCCGCAGGTCTGGGAGGAGTTGAACGACTTCGACCTCTTTTTCGCCCACCTCTGCGTCAAAGCGGGCCTCCCCCAGAACTGCCTGGCATACCACCCCGTGATCTTTACCTATCAGGTGGAGAAGTTCAAAGAGTGTGACAGTGCGGGGTGTCGTTGATTGGTCATTGGTCATTGGTCATTGGTCATTGGTCATTGGTCATTGGTCATTGGTCATTGGTCATTGGGCATTGGGCATTGGGCATTGGGCATTGGGCATTGGGCATTGGGCATTGGGCATTGGGCATTGGGCATTGGGCATTGGGCATTGGGGCGCGTTGAGAATGATTCGCAGTTTAAAATTGCGTAGAATTGACGCAAACCCTTGACGACACATCCAAAATCAGCTTCGCTGATACTGCTCACTGCTCACTGCTCACTGCTCACTGCTCACTGCTCACTGCTCACTGCTCACTTCGACATCTGCACCGACTCTTCGGCTCTCATCAGCCAGACGAAGACTTCCGCCACGGCCTGGAAGAGCCGGGGGTCGATTTCGGTGCCGACCTCCTGGCTGAGCAGGGCGTCGGCGAGGGTGGGGTTTTGAAAGAGCGGGACGTCGAAGGCTTTGGCCTTTTCGATGATCTTCAATGCGATCTCCCCTTTTCCCGAAGCGACGACTTTGGGCGCCTTTTCCTTGTTGGCGTCGTAGCGCAGGGCGGCGGCTTTGGGGGTCAGCACAGCGGCTCCCTTGTGTGGATGGCCAGCCAGCGTGTTCCTCTGTCGGTCGAGAGTACTTTATGGCGCGTATGGGCCGGTATATGGAGGAAATCGCCCGGTTTGAGTACGATCTTCCTCCCTTCGATCCATAGGTGTGCGCTTCCCTCCAGAAGCAGAACCGCTTCGTCGTGGTCCTGGTCGTAGAGGAGGGGGTCGGGCCGGTCGCTACTGATGATCGCCTCGATGGTGAGGTGGTCGTTGTGCAGGAGTGTTTCGAACGTTTCCGACGTGTGGGGGATCGCTTTTTCGAAGAGGTTGGTCAGCATCAGAACTCCTCCAGGGGGATGTAGACGGGGCCGGAGGGGGTGAGCCGGCTTTCGATGAGGTAGATGGTAGGATCCACCTCGCCCAGCGGTTCGCTCATCCAGGGGCGCTGAAGTTTCCGGTATCCGTCGGAACGGAAAGTTTTGATGCGCGCCATCGTGATATGGGGGCGGAAAGGGGCATCCGCCTCCCATTCGAGCATTTCGGCGATCTTTTCGTGCAGGAGCGTCGTGACAACCGTGGCGGTTTTGAGGTAGAAAATTTTGGGGTGGGGTTTTCCGAATGTCCCGAATCCCTGTATGGAGAGAGGAAGGCGGGGAGCCGTCCGAAGGGGCTGAAGCCGGTGGATGAAGGGCTCGGCACTGGGCTGCTCCCCCAGAAAGAGCCATGTTAGGTGAAGGTTTCTCGGCTCCACCCATTTGGCATCGAAAAAGGGGTGCATGTCTCTTTTGATCTCGTCATAGAAATCGACGGTGGCGTAACTTCCGAGGAATAGGCGCATGGTTTTTACCTTTGGTCGTTGGTCGATTGTCGTTAGTCGTCAGAACGGGGTTTTGCCCCTCTTTGATTTCAGTTTTTGGGCATTGGTGCGCGTTGAGAATAATTTGCGGTTTAAAATTTCGTAGAATTGATGCAAACTCTTGACAACACATT
It encodes the following:
- the luxS gene encoding S-ribosylhomocysteine lyase, with the translated sequence MPLLESFTVDHTIMPAPAVRKAKTMTTPCGDTITVFDLRFCKPNKEQMGEKGIHTLEHLFAGFMRDHLNGDGVEIIDISPMGCRTGFYMSVIGAPDEERVAKAWEASMRDVLAVKSMEDIPELNIYQCGSCKMHSLDEAKAIAKGVLERGIGIMHNEDLKLDPEKLKGAKC
- a CDS encoding MnmC family methyltransferase, coding for MKNLNLVKTQDGTFTARSQTFDECYHSTRDGAFRESLKKHVEPAFSLVGPSKERLTVLDICFGLGYNTLTTLYYVKKNHLSQKIRIFSPEFDEALVRSLSDFPYPDELLPFKGVIEAVAATGRYDDGNFSVEVVFGDARDFLKKSGETFDIVYQDAFSPKKNPLLWTKEYFADLAERLAKDGIITTYSSATPVRMGMAENGLNLFVPPNPEVRSGTIASFRDDLPLAPIDMALKKERNPRAAPLFDKDFK
- the amrA gene encoding AmmeMemoRadiSam system protein A codes for the protein MNGELLLQIARQSIASAFGLAPEVDKEALVARNPELAKEQATFVTLTIQGQLRGCIGSIIPHRRLIDDLVANARAAAFEDPRFSPLTKEEFEKVDIEVSLLTVPQQLPYSDVDDLRRKIRPGVDGVILQLDGRQATFLPQVWEELNDFDLFFAHLCVKAGLPQNCLAYHPVIFTYQVEKFKECDSAGCR
- a CDS encoding EscU/YscU/HrcU family type III secretion system export apparatus switch protein, which produces MLTPKAAALRYDANKEKAPKVVASGKGEIALKIIEKAKAFDVPLFQNPTLADALLSQEVGTEIDPRLFQAVAEVFVWLMRAEESVQMSK
- a CDS encoding cupin domain-containing protein, translated to MLTNLFEKAIPHTSETFETLLHNDHLTIEAIISSDRPDPLLYDQDHDEAVLLLEGSAHLWIEGRKIVLKPGDFLHIPAHTRHKVLSTDRGTRWLAIHTREPLC
- the thpR gene encoding RNA 2',3'-cyclic phosphodiesterase is translated as MRLFLGSYATVDFYDEIKRDMHPFFDAKWVEPRNLHLTWLFLGEQPSAEPFIHRLQPLRTAPRLPLSIQGFGTFGKPHPKIFYLKTATVVTTLLHEKIAEMLEWEADAPFRPHITMARIKTFRSDGYRKLQRPWMSEPLGEVDPTIYLIESRLTPSGPVYIPLEEF